In methanogenic archaeon ISO4-H5, the following are encoded in one genomic region:
- a CDS encoding ABC transporter permease protein — protein MESKEAVKEDYSRYTYHKVIFIVLCIGLAFALFFISLCVGTLRLSVGEVFDLFIRHLRGEQLVSSSDIYSDHIVWDFRVPRALFAIVAGVALGIGGAVMQSVMKNPLADPYTTGVSSGALFGVAIAIILGFSVGGEGDFAVVFTAILFAMVPIGMIVLMAPFFRKSPATLILAGVAVSFLFNSITSLLMVSTDSATLAIVYRWMVGTFSDMTWNVIPLSVSMTLVGLIILLPLAGKLNIMTLDDKAAKSLGVNVENLRIICLVVLGAMTAVIISYVGIIGFVGLVVPHIIRIVLGADNRYLLPASGAFGAVFLLGCDIISRAIDIGASIPVGVVTSALGAPLFMYLIVRQRRSMW, from the coding sequence ATGGAATCGAAAGAAGCGGTTAAAGAGGATTATTCCAGGTATACCTATCATAAAGTCATTTTTATAGTGCTGTGCATCGGTTTGGCCTTTGCACTTTTTTTCATTTCGTTGTGCGTCGGTACATTGCGTCTTTCCGTGGGCGAAGTATTCGATCTGTTCATCAGACATTTACGCGGAGAGCAGCTTGTTAGTTCATCAGACATTTACAGTGACCATATCGTGTGGGACTTTCGTGTACCCCGTGCCCTTTTCGCGATAGTTGCAGGAGTAGCTCTGGGAATAGGCGGCGCAGTGATGCAGAGTGTGATGAAGAACCCGTTGGCGGACCCCTACACGACCGGCGTCTCTTCAGGTGCGTTGTTTGGAGTTGCTATCGCAATTATACTCGGATTCTCAGTTGGAGGAGAGGGGGATTTTGCGGTTGTGTTCACAGCCATATTGTTTGCTATGGTACCTATCGGTATGATTGTTCTTATGGCACCGTTTTTCCGCAAATCTCCAGCCACTCTCATTTTGGCTGGAGTGGCGGTCTCATTCCTGTTTAATTCTATCACCTCTTTGTTGATGGTATCGACAGACTCGGCAACCTTAGCTATAGTATATCGTTGGATGGTCGGTACCTTTTCTGACATGACTTGGAACGTAATTCCCTTATCAGTTTCTATGACCTTGGTCGGACTGATAATTCTACTTCCTCTTGCAGGCAAACTCAACATAATGACTTTGGATGACAAGGCCGCAAAATCACTCGGAGTGAACGTTGAAAATTTGAGGATTATTTGCCTGGTGGTCTTGGGTGCAATGACTGCCGTCATCATTAGCTATGTCGGTATAATCGGTTTCGTGGGTCTCGTTGTCCCTCACATAATACGTATTGTTCTCGGAGCCGATAACAGATATCTCCTCCCGGCATCGGGGGCTTTTGGAGCCGTTTTCCTCTTGGGTTGTGATATTATATCGAGAGCAATCGATATTGGGGCATCCATTCCAGTGGGGGTTGTCACTTCAGCACTAGGCGCACCTTTGTTTATGTATCTGATTGTCAGACAGAGACGGAGCATGTGGTAA
- a CDS encoding ABC transporter permease protein, producing MAGRIRSVYRKEYHKRRGFQVAIIVALIVVLAVLEIYSLSVNSFEVSFKEALDAVANRIHGIEPSTYIDRMIDYVVIEVNAPRAIAAILIGTILAISGVVMQTLTHNPLSEPYTIGISSAAMFGVTISVALGVSIVPGLGKETANGVNAFLFAMIPALVIVIATTARKLSPNMMILIGIGMMYVFSSITTLIKFNADEEALQEIYIWSIGTLSKIGWEDILPLTVACLFIFFGFTYLAKTLNVLMAGDKVCQSLGVNPFLIRVISFVMVSFGVAIAVCYSGTIGFVGLVAPHITRLFTGNNNRLLIPVSALAGALLIILGDIVVRMLPGGLPAGVVTAIIGSPLFLYFLFKQRRNSAF from the coding sequence ATGGCTGGAAGAATCCGTTCTGTCTATCGCAAAGAATACCACAAGAGAAGGGGCTTCCAGGTTGCTATTATTGTAGCACTAATCGTTGTTTTGGCAGTCTTGGAAATTTATTCACTTTCAGTAAACAGTTTTGAAGTATCATTCAAAGAGGCACTCGATGCTGTTGCAAACCGTATTCACGGCATTGAACCTTCAACGTACATTGACAGGATGATAGATTATGTGGTGATTGAGGTTAATGCTCCCCGGGCCATCGCAGCGATATTGATCGGCACCATATTGGCAATAAGTGGGGTTGTGATGCAGACTCTCACACACAATCCGTTGTCGGAGCCGTATACTATAGGAATTTCCTCTGCAGCAATGTTTGGTGTGACAATATCCGTTGCATTGGGTGTTTCGATTGTTCCAGGCCTGGGAAAAGAAACAGCCAATGGGGTCAATGCATTCCTCTTTGCGATGATTCCTGCATTGGTCATCGTAATTGCAACGACCGCGAGAAAACTGAGTCCTAACATGATGATTCTGATTGGTATTGGGATGATGTATGTTTTCAGTTCCATAACCACACTTATCAAATTCAATGCCGACGAAGAGGCACTACAGGAAATTTACATTTGGAGCATCGGTACTCTGTCGAAAATCGGCTGGGAAGACATTTTGCCATTGACTGTCGCATGTCTGTTCATATTTTTCGGATTTACTTACCTAGCGAAAACATTGAACGTCCTAATGGCTGGTGACAAAGTGTGTCAGAGCCTGGGAGTTAATCCATTCTTAATCCGGGTCATTAGTTTCGTGATGGTTTCCTTCGGAGTAGCCATCGCGGTATGTTATTCGGGAACAATCGGATTTGTAGGTCTCGTGGCACCACATATAACACGTTTATTCACTGGTAACAACAATCGGTTACTCATACCAGTCTCGGCACTTGCTGGAGCATTATTGATCATCTTGGGAGATATTGTTGTTAGGATGTTGCCAGGGGGCTTGCCAGCAGGAGTGGTGACTGCGATTATCGGTAGCCCCTTGTTCTTGTATTTCTTATTCAAACAGAGGCGTAACAGTGCGTTTTAA
- a CDS encoding ABC transporter ATP-binding protein, protein MKLNVNGLMFSYSSTPVLKDVTFELAGSKFVSIMGPNGVGKSTLIHCINKILTPTEGVVTIDGTNVLDYSLKDMAKIVGYVPYSSSDTFPLTVVDTVLMGRHPYSKWNTLDHDLDIVYETLKRLGISSLAMRPFNELSAGQHQKVMLARGLVQEPKILLLDEPTSNLDVRHQIDVVKMLRDLAHEKNILVIMISHDINIAAKYSDEVIMLNDGTIYAVGTPNDVITPENLRVVYGVESVVIQDEGMPHVILRDAIPLNEGEESSGTNPALTSASKQDSAMPQE, encoded by the coding sequence ATGAAGCTGAATGTTAACGGGTTGATGTTTTCGTATTCAAGCACACCTGTATTGAAAGATGTTACCTTTGAACTCGCAGGATCCAAATTCGTATCTATAATGGGGCCGAACGGAGTGGGGAAATCAACCCTCATTCATTGTATCAATAAGATTCTCACTCCAACAGAAGGAGTGGTAACTATTGACGGGACAAATGTTCTGGATTATTCATTGAAAGATATGGCCAAAATCGTAGGATATGTGCCGTATTCTTCCAGTGATACATTTCCTTTGACCGTTGTCGATACTGTATTAATGGGTCGGCATCCCTACAGCAAATGGAATACTTTAGACCACGACCTGGATATTGTATACGAGACTTTGAAGCGTCTGGGTATATCGAGTTTGGCAATGCGTCCCTTCAATGAACTCTCGGCAGGACAACATCAGAAAGTTATGTTGGCGAGAGGTCTCGTACAGGAACCAAAGATTCTCCTTCTGGACGAACCTACTTCGAACCTTGATGTCAGGCATCAGATTGACGTGGTCAAGATGCTTCGTGATCTTGCTCATGAGAAGAACATCCTTGTAATCATGATCAGTCACGACATCAATATTGCTGCAAAGTATTCCGATGAGGTTATTATGCTCAATGATGGAACAATTTATGCCGTGGGCACCCCCAATGACGTTATTACTCCTGAGAATCTCCGTGTGGTATACGGGGTGGAATCGGTTGTTATACAGGACGAAGGGATGCCTCATGTCATCCTCCGTGATGCAATTCCCCTGAACGAGGGTGAGGAATCAAGTGGAACGAATCCTGCCCTTACGTCTGCTTCGAAGCAGGATTCGGCAATGCCACAGGAATGA
- a CDS encoding ABC transporter permease protein gives MSFFHEVYYIAWGDIRYMRHTIGNILVSSLMTPLLYLLAFGYGIKGGSVDVEGIIVPYIDFIIPGIIALSSLSASYNATSARLNVQRLYYRCFDEMMMCPLSNSSIVVGKALIGVIRGVMSAAIMFAIGYALEPSYLHLTPLFIISLLVSCFTFSLLGVTAALLAKSHASMSTFSSLVITPMTFLCGTFFSVSTLPAWAQGLLYALPLTESSVCIRAATLDIYAFPFWALGILIAFLAAFFLIDLYLVKNRKI, from the coding sequence ATGTCTTTCTTCCACGAAGTGTACTACATCGCATGGGGTGACATCCGCTACATGCGCCACACCATCGGGAACATTCTGGTCTCCAGCCTCATGACACCTCTGCTGTATCTCCTGGCTTTCGGTTACGGAATCAAAGGAGGGTCCGTGGATGTCGAGGGAATAATCGTTCCATACATCGACTTCATCATCCCCGGTATCATCGCCCTTAGCTCGCTGTCGGCATCTTACAACGCGACATCGGCGAGGCTGAACGTGCAGAGATTGTACTACAGGTGCTTCGACGAGATGATGATGTGCCCGCTCAGCAATTCATCCATTGTTGTGGGAAAGGCATTGATCGGTGTGATCCGCGGAGTAATGAGCGCTGCGATAATGTTCGCCATCGGATATGCCCTCGAACCTTCCTATCTGCACCTGACACCGCTGTTCATCATCAGCCTGCTGGTATCTTGTTTCACGTTCTCGCTGCTGGGAGTCACGGCAGCGCTGCTTGCAAAATCACACGCATCCATGTCTACGTTCAGCTCCCTGGTCATCACGCCCATGACCTTCCTGTGCGGTACATTCTTCTCGGTTTCCACCCTCCCTGCATGGGCACAGGGACTTCTTTACGCACTCCCCCTGACCGAATCGAGCGTATGCATCAGGGCTGCGACATTGGACATCTACGCATTCCCGTTCTGGGCACTGGGTATTCTGATAGCATTCCTGGCTGCGTTCTTCCTGATAGATCTGTATCTCGTGAAGAACAGGAAAATCTGA
- a CDS encoding ABC transporter ATP-binding protein → MDSENIIEVKGLVKKYGEKNALDGIDMTVKKGEMYAFLGPNGAGKTTTVRVLSTLTGFDSGTVKINGFDILKNPIEAKSSIGVIQQQISLDKDLTVWENMMVHALYHKIPRAERKKRIDELADYIGLREYYNRSVNSLSGGWKKKVAIVCALIDKPKILFLDEPTVGLDIQSRRSLWDLLRKLNDDGMTIFLTTHYIEEAESLCTRISIINSGKIIAEDTPENLSKRLGAFTVEHYGSDRKTQYHYFGTKDEADAYSKSLPDDATVTVRRTNLSDCFVELTGNQIEANGSMIKGESKKGGMA, encoded by the coding sequence ATGGATTCGGAAAATATCATAGAGGTCAAGGGACTCGTGAAAAAATACGGGGAAAAGAATGCCCTTGACGGCATTGATATGACGGTCAAAAAGGGAGAGATGTATGCCTTCCTGGGACCCAACGGAGCCGGCAAGACGACCACAGTGAGGGTGCTGAGTACCCTCACCGGATTCGATTCCGGAACCGTGAAAATCAACGGATTCGACATTCTCAAGAACCCCATCGAAGCCAAGAGCTCTATCGGGGTCATTCAGCAGCAGATCAGTCTCGACAAGGATCTCACCGTGTGGGAGAACATGATGGTTCATGCACTGTACCACAAAATCCCCCGCGCCGAACGCAAGAAGCGCATCGACGAACTCGCAGATTACATCGGGCTGCGTGAATACTACAACCGCAGCGTGAACAGCCTCTCCGGCGGATGGAAGAAGAAGGTCGCCATCGTGTGCGCCCTCATCGACAAACCGAAGATTCTGTTCCTCGACGAACCTACCGTGGGACTTGACATCCAGTCCCGCAGAAGCCTATGGGATCTCCTCCGCAAACTGAACGACGACGGCATGACCATCTTCCTCACGACCCATTACATCGAGGAGGCGGAATCCCTCTGCACCAGGATAAGCATCATCAATTCCGGAAAGATCATCGCAGAGGACACGCCCGAGAATCTTTCCAAAAGACTCGGTGCATTCACGGTGGAGCATTACGGCAGCGACCGCAAGACCCAGTATCACTATTTCGGAACGAAGGATGAGGCTGATGCGTATTCCAAATCACTGCCTGATGATGCCACCGTCACCGTCCGCCGCACCAATCTGTCGGACTGCTTCGTGGAACTGACCGGCAACCAGATCGAGGCCAACGGAAGCATGATTAAAGGCGAATCCAAGAAAGGAGGGATGGCCTGA
- a CDS encoding precorrin-2 C20-methyltransferase CbiL, with the protein MKGKLYGIGVGPGNPDLMTLRAKELLEKAQVIAYPVKKLGEEGVALNIISQRVDVKGKEVVELLFSMNPDDEVRKKCRAEAMEKICGLLDQGKDIAMVTLGDVSVYSTYMYIDRDIQKRGYETEVVPGIPSFCHGAALARLPLMIGEESVAVVSLAKRNNENAEKVLDAVDNLVIMKAFASIPAIVEMLNKRNIPLENATVMSNIGMEDEYLGPLDPNREYGYFTTVLIKKKV; encoded by the coding sequence ATGAAAGGAAAATTATACGGCATAGGGGTAGGCCCTGGAAATCCGGACCTGATGACCCTGAGGGCCAAGGAACTTTTGGAGAAAGCGCAGGTAATCGCGTACCCCGTCAAGAAACTCGGCGAGGAGGGCGTTGCGCTCAACATCATCAGCCAGAGAGTGGACGTCAAAGGAAAGGAGGTCGTGGAGCTCCTGTTCAGCATGAATCCCGACGACGAGGTCCGCAAGAAGTGCAGGGCCGAAGCAATGGAGAAGATCTGCGGGCTTCTGGACCAGGGAAAAGACATCGCCATGGTCACTCTCGGCGACGTCTCCGTTTACAGCACATACATGTACATCGACAGGGACATCCAGAAGAGAGGGTACGAGACCGAGGTCGTTCCCGGCATCCCCTCTTTCTGCCACGGTGCGGCACTCGCGCGTCTTCCTCTCATGATCGGGGAGGAGAGCGTCGCCGTTGTGTCCCTTGCCAAACGCAACAACGAGAATGCCGAGAAGGTCCTCGACGCTGTCGACAATCTCGTCATTATGAAGGCGTTCGCATCCATCCCCGCCATCGTGGAGATGCTCAACAAGAGGAACATCCCTCTGGAGAACGCCACCGTCATGAGCAACATCGGGATGGAGGACGAATACCTCGGACCTCTCGATCCCAACCGTGAATACGGATACTTTACAACTGTTTTAATCAAGAAGAAGGTGTGA
- a CDS encoding precorrin-4 C11-methyltransferase CbiF encodes MAAMVHFIGAGPGDPELITIKGQRLIEEADVIIFAGSLVNPAVLDKRKKDSVVYDSAYMSLDEVMDVTIPAVKEGKTVARVHTGDPSIYGAIREQMVRLDAENIEYDVVPGVSSFCASAAAVKKEFTLPSVSQTVIITRMEGRTPVPPREKLVDLAKHHASMCIFLSVGFMDELTKTLMEAGYEPDTPMAVVYRASWPDQKIVYGTCATMAKIVKENNISRQAMTMVGGFLGDEFELSKLYDSHFTTGYRKGKD; translated from the coding sequence ATGGCAGCAATGGTACATTTCATCGGAGCAGGTCCCGGAGACCCAGAACTTATAACTATCAAAGGGCAGAGACTCATCGAAGAGGCAGATGTCATCATCTTTGCGGGTTCCCTCGTGAACCCCGCGGTCCTCGACAAGAGGAAGAAGGATTCCGTCGTCTACGACAGCGCCTACATGAGCCTCGACGAGGTCATGGACGTCACCATCCCCGCCGTCAAGGAAGGAAAGACCGTCGCACGTGTGCACACCGGAGATCCCTCCATTTACGGAGCCATCAGAGAGCAGATGGTCAGGCTCGATGCCGAGAACATCGAGTATGATGTGGTTCCCGGAGTCAGCTCGTTCTGTGCCTCTGCGGCCGCCGTCAAGAAGGAGTTCACCCTTCCTTCCGTGAGTCAGACCGTCATCATCACCAGGATGGAAGGCAGGACCCCCGTTCCCCCCAGGGAGAAGCTCGTGGACCTCGCCAAGCACCACGCTTCGATGTGCATCTTCCTGTCGGTCGGTTTCATGGACGAGCTCACCAAGACCCTCATGGAAGCAGGCTATGAGCCAGACACCCCGATGGCGGTCGTCTACAGGGCGAGCTGGCCCGACCAGAAGATCGTCTACGGTACCTGTGCCACCATGGCCAAGATCGTGAAGGAGAACAACATCAGCAGGCAGGCCATGACCATGGTCGGAGGCTTCCTCGGAGACGAGTTCGAGCTCTCCAAGCTGTACGACAGTCACTTCACCACTGGCTACCGCAAGGGAAAGGATTGA
- a CDS encoding precorrin-3B C17-methyltransferase CbiH, which produces MSGKLTIVGFGPGSKGDMTLRAVEAIETADIVTGYTTYIKILKEFFPDKNYKATGMMKEIDRCRMAIEDAMAGNKVAMVSSGDSGIYGMTGLIYELVFEMKADIEIDAVPGVTAASSAAAVLGAPLMHDTALISLSDLMTPIEKIMKRVQLAGESDFVIVLYNPKSHGRTEYLAQAADILLKTRSPDTPVGIVRDIGRKDQSKTITTLGKLKDAEVDMLCTVVIGNSQSYEKDGLMITPRGYVEKYLN; this is translated from the coding sequence ATGAGCGGCAAACTCACCATCGTGGGTTTCGGTCCCGGCAGCAAGGGTGACATGACCCTGAGAGCAGTCGAGGCCATCGAGACCGCAGATATCGTCACTGGGTACACCACCTACATCAAGATCCTCAAGGAGTTCTTCCCTGACAAGAACTACAAGGCCACGGGAATGATGAAGGAGATCGACAGGTGCAGGATGGCAATCGAGGATGCCATGGCCGGCAACAAGGTCGCCATGGTAAGTTCCGGCGATTCCGGAATTTACGGAATGACCGGACTTATTTACGAACTGGTCTTCGAGATGAAAGCTGACATCGAGATCGATGCTGTCCCCGGAGTCACTGCAGCATCTTCCGCCGCAGCCGTTCTCGGAGCACCCCTCATGCACGACACCGCACTGATCAGCCTCTCCGATCTCATGACCCCCATCGAGAAGATCATGAAGAGGGTCCAGTTGGCTGGAGAGTCCGATTTCGTCATCGTCCTCTACAACCCCAAGAGCCACGGCCGTACCGAGTATCTGGCACAGGCTGCGGACATACTCCTCAAGACCCGTTCCCCGGACACCCCTGTCGGAATCGTGAGGGACATCGGAAGGAAGGACCAGTCCAAGACCATCACCACCCTCGGCAAGCTGAAAGATGCCGAGGTCGACATGCTTTGCACGGTGGTCATCGGAAATTCCCAGTCCTATGAGAAGGACGGACTCATGATTACACCCCGCGGATATGTGGAGAAATACCTTAACTGA
- a CDS encoding precorrin-8X methylmutase CbiC, translated as MAFEIVTPREIEQRSMETITKELNGRTWPEPEFSVIKRCIHTSADFDYADNLCFSPNACQIGIEALKNGADIVTDTKMAMSGINKNKLSTFGGEVHCYISDPDVVEEAKARGCTRSTVSMERGARIKKPVIFVVGNAPTALIELDKLIKEGKVKPALIVGVPVGFVNVVESKELIMQAGVPYIVARGRKGGSNIGAAIINALLYTMGR; from the coding sequence ATGGCATTTGAGATCGTAACCCCCCGCGAGATAGAGCAGAGGAGCATGGAGACCATCACCAAGGAGCTCAACGGCCGTACCTGGCCCGAACCCGAGTTCTCCGTCATCAAGAGGTGTATCCACACCTCCGCAGACTTCGATTACGCTGACAATCTCTGTTTCTCCCCCAACGCCTGCCAGATCGGAATCGAGGCGCTGAAGAACGGAGCCGACATCGTCACTGACACCAAGATGGCCATGTCCGGAATCAACAAGAACAAACTCTCCACCTTCGGAGGAGAGGTCCACTGCTACATCAGCGATCCCGATGTGGTCGAAGAGGCCAAAGCCAGGGGATGCACCCGTTCCACCGTCAGTATGGAGAGGGGAGCCCGTATCAAGAAACCCGTCATCTTCGTAGTGGGCAACGCACCTACCGCACTCATCGAGCTTGACAAACTCATCAAGGAGGGCAAGGTCAAACCCGCCCTCATCGTCGGAGTCCCCGTAGGATTCGTCAATGTGGTGGAGTCCAAGGAGCTCATCATGCAGGCCGGTGTACCCTACATCGTCGCCAGGGGAAGGAAGGGCGGAAGCAACATCGGCGCCGCCATCATCAACGCTCTTCTCTACACCATGGGCAGGTAA
- a CDS encoding ABC transporter ATP-binding protein — MPDDIIVVEGLTVKFGDFTAVDDISLSVRRGEIYGFLGPNGAGKTTTARAVTTMRRPTAGRIVLDGHDVAVDAKGARELIGVCQQNLALDVDISIRENIISKGVLHRIPRKELEARMMELSEIIGLTPYLDKLPRDLSGGWKRKTVILCALIHKPSILFLDEPTAGLDTQSRHMLWDIIRILNKRGTTVFITTHYMDEAESLCDRVSIITKGKIRATGTPRELCEKFGSFTVEYNADDGKRLTKFFKSREEAKEFYTEKESDGAVLRGTHLEDVFLEYSGKIDVSRIEEVLE, encoded by the coding sequence GTGCCAGACGACATAATCGTGGTCGAAGGACTGACCGTGAAGTTCGGTGATTTCACCGCTGTCGATGACATCAGTCTCTCCGTCAGGCGCGGGGAGATATACGGTTTCCTGGGCCCCAATGGGGCCGGGAAGACGACCACTGCCCGTGCCGTCACCACCATGCGCAGGCCCACCGCCGGCAGGATAGTTCTGGACGGTCACGATGTGGCCGTCGATGCCAAGGGTGCCAGGGAGCTCATAGGTGTATGCCAGCAGAATCTGGCCCTTGACGTGGACATCTCCATACGCGAGAACATAATCTCCAAAGGTGTCCTTCACCGCATACCCCGTAAGGAGCTGGAGGCCAGGATGATGGAGCTGAGTGAGATCATCGGGCTCACCCCTTACCTGGATAAACTGCCCCGCGACCTTTCCGGAGGGTGGAAGAGGAAGACTGTCATCCTGTGCGCGCTCATCCACAAACCCTCCATCCTTTTCCTAGACGAACCTACGGCAGGACTGGATACGCAGTCCCGCCACATGCTCTGGGACATCATAAGGATCCTCAACAAGAGAGGGACCACGGTGTTCATCACCACCCATTACATGGATGAGGCCGAGTCCTTGTGCGACAGGGTCAGTATCATTACCAAAGGAAAGATCAGAGCCACCGGCACACCCCGCGAACTATGTGAGAAGTTCGGTTCTTTCACGGTGGAATACAATGCTGACGACGGAAAGAGACTGACGAAGTTCTTTAAGTCACGTGAGGAGGCCAAGGAATTCTACACCGAGAAGGAATCCGATGGTGCGGTTCTCCGCGGTACCCATTTGGAGGATGTTTTCCTCGAGTATTCAGGCAAGATTGATGTCTCCCGCATAGAGGAGGTTCTGGAATGA
- a CDS encoding ABC transporter permease protein, which produces MSLIGETCRVALADFYYFRRNCLLLLVTSMVTPLLYMLAFGYGLGQGVTMEGVDYIAFMIPGVISLTTLTSTFDTVSHKIMVQKRFYESFDEMLLCPVSKTSIIFGKALLGVVKGMMCGTILVIMGMAFTSDMHITVQLFLLMLTSCFVFSLLGVAAGVIVEDLAHMSLFTTFVILPMTFLCGTMFSLDALPSALATVIDLLPLSQTSACIRAVALDWTFPWISLGLLAVYGVVFYLLAHVALSRA; this is translated from the coding sequence ATGAGTCTCATCGGGGAGACCTGCAGGGTCGCATTGGCGGATTTTTATTACTTCCGCAGGAACTGTCTGCTCCTGCTCGTGACTTCCATGGTCACCCCGCTGCTCTACATGCTGGCATTCGGCTACGGTTTGGGGCAGGGCGTTACGATGGAAGGTGTGGATTACATCGCGTTCATGATCCCGGGAGTTATCTCTCTGACGACCCTTACCTCCACCTTCGATACCGTTTCCCACAAGATCATGGTCCAGAAACGTTTCTACGAGAGTTTCGATGAGATGCTCCTATGTCCGGTGTCGAAGACCTCTATAATCTTCGGAAAAGCACTTCTGGGCGTCGTCAAGGGCATGATGTGCGGCACGATTCTGGTGATCATGGGGATGGCGTTCACCTCCGATATGCACATCACGGTTCAGCTGTTCCTCCTGATGCTCACATCCTGTTTCGTATTCTCCCTGCTGGGAGTGGCCGCAGGCGTGATAGTCGAGGATCTGGCTCATATGAGTCTTTTCACGACTTTCGTGATTCTACCCATGACCTTCCTGTGCGGAACCATGTTCTCGCTGGATGCTCTGCCTTCGGCTCTGGCCACGGTTATAGATTTACTGCCTCTGTCGCAGACATCAGCCTGTATCAGAGCGGTAGCTCTTGATTGGACCTTCCCCTGGATATCCCTGGGCCTTTTGGCTGTCTACGGTGTTGTGTTTTATCTGCTGGCACATGTCGCCCTGAGCAGGGCATGA
- a CDS encoding TPR repeat-containing protein: MLDYPSKSFHPDSEVRKRLTEAYEHFEKGELDEAKNLLRINIDEGCIESMVLMGAILADGSEMDRKSSIELFRIASDEDSPTGSRNLAYCYAIGLNIEKDKKKAAELYIKSALLGNMRSACNIGVMLDYGNGVHKNYDEAFEWYTKSAEGGYPRGMTNLGEYYLWGRGTPKNVDKAIYWFEKSGSPRAIYRLAEIYLDEEGYIDKAKGIEYLKQSAECGHSRSMIRYANMIEDSEPQKARELLEKAAAKGNRDAIAEVQKRGWPVPESTRKRRSS, translated from the coding sequence ATGTTGGATTATCCCTCCAAGTCATTTCATCCCGACTCCGAGGTCCGCAAACGCCTGACCGAGGCTTACGAACATTTCGAGAAGGGTGAATTGGATGAGGCAAAGAATCTTCTGAGAATCAATATAGACGAAGGCTGCATCGAATCGATGGTCCTGATGGGTGCGATCCTGGCGGACGGCTCCGAAATGGACAGGAAAAGCAGCATAGAGCTTTTCAGGATTGCTTCAGATGAGGACAGTCCTACCGGTAGCAGGAATCTGGCGTATTGCTACGCCATCGGTCTGAACATCGAGAAGGACAAGAAGAAGGCAGCGGAGCTCTACATCAAATCGGCACTTCTTGGCAACATGAGATCCGCATGCAACATCGGAGTCATGCTCGATTACGGAAACGGGGTTCATAAGAACTATGACGAGGCCTTCGAGTGGTATACCAAATCCGCCGAAGGAGGATATCCCCGCGGAATGACCAATCTTGGCGAGTATTATCTCTGGGGAAGAGGAACTCCCAAGAATGTCGACAAGGCCATCTACTGGTTCGAGAAATCCGGCAGCCCCCGTGCGATCTACCGTCTCGCGGAGATATACCTGGACGAAGAAGGATACATCGATAAGGCCAAAGGCATCGAATACCTCAAACAATCGGCAGAATGCGGCCACTCCCGCAGCATGATAAGGTATGCCAACATGATCGAGGATTCCGAACCGCAGAAGGCACGCGAACTCCTGGAGAAGGCTGCCGCCAAAGGCAACAGGGATGCCATTGCCGAAGTACAGAAACGCGGATGGCCGGTTCCCGAATCCACCAGGAAGAGACGTTCGTCCTGA
- a CDS encoding ribonuclease H has product MLRIFSDGGSRGNPGPSAYAIVVTENGKIIHEHSEFLGVHTNNYAEYRGLIAGLSFATNHGAKEVEFVMDSQLVIRQMNGEYKVKSPDMLELYKDAKALASLIPSVRFTNVRRSELLIPRADALLNEEMDRHGSR; this is encoded by the coding sequence ATGCTCCGCATATTCTCCGATGGAGGATCAAGAGGTAACCCCGGTCCGTCCGCATATGCCATCGTGGTCACCGAAAATGGCAAAATAATACACGAGCACTCGGAATTCCTGGGTGTCCACACCAATAACTATGCGGAATACAGAGGGCTCATCGCAGGTCTCTCCTTCGCTACCAATCATGGTGCCAAAGAAGTGGAATTCGTCATGGATTCTCAGCTAGTCATCAGGCAGATGAACGGAGAGTACAAAGTGAAATCCCCTGACATGCTGGAACTTTACAAAGATGCAAAGGCCTTGGCATCTCTAATCCCCTCTGTCAGGTTCACGAACGTCAGGCGTTCCGAACTGCTCATACCACGCGCGGATGCACTCCTCAATGAGGAAATGGACCGCCACGGCAGCAGATGA